The DNA sequence CGCCTCCAACACCCTGACCGAGCTTTTTTCGCGCGGCGTCGTCCCGGTGATAAACGAAAACGACACCGTGGTGGTCAAGGAGATAAAATTCGGCGACAACGACAACCTCTCCTCTCTCGTCGCCAACCTCGTCGAGGCGGACTGCCTCGTAATCCTCTCCGACGTGGAGGGGCTCTACGACAAGGATCCGAAGGAGTTTCCCGACGCGAAGCTCGTCCCCTGCGTTGAAGCGATAGACGGCGAGATACTCGGGCTTGCGGGAAAATCGAAGTCCAAGGTGGGAACCGGCGGGATGTCCACCAAGCTCTCCGCCGCCATGCGCGCCCAGCACGCCGGGGCTTACGCGGTAATCGCCTCGGGCAAGATTCGGGGCGTCCTCAGAAAGATTTTCTCCGGCGAAAACATCGGAACCCTCTTTATCCCCGGCCAGTCCTGCCTCAACCGCAAGAAACACTGGATCGCCTACACTGTCGAGACCAAGGGCGCCATCGTAATAGATACCGGGGCCGCGAGCGCGATAACGGTGAAGAAAAAGTCCCTCCTGCCGAAGGGAATCGTGGCCGTCAGCGGGGAATTCTCCAGAAATGACGGAGTATCCATAGCCAACGAAAACGGCGAAGTCGTGGCGAAGGGGCTGACGCGGTACTCCTCCTCGGAGATACGCAAAATCGCGGGACTTTCCACGACCGAGAGCGTTGAAAGACTTGGTGACAAGTATTACAGTGATGAGGTCGTCCACCGCGACGATCTCGTGGTGCTCGGCTGAGTCCCGGCTTCCTCTTTCGGCGAATGGCTGCGTCGTTTCTCGGGCGCGGGTCTTGGCGTATTCACGATACTGCCTTCGACCGCGCGCCCTGCGGACTCCTTGCCCTTCGCCGAAATAGTTGCCGTAAGAATGTGTAGTAAATTTTGATCCGAAAGCATGGAGAACTCTTCTCGCGACGTTTTCAAAGTCTGTTTTGTTGGCTGAACTGATAATCTAAAGGAGTTGTAATGGCTCTTAAAGACGATATGCTGGAAATGGCGAAAGTTGCCCGCGAAGCCGGGAGAAAGCTCGCCCGGATGGGGTCCTTGCAGAAAGAAAAGGCCCTGATTGCCATGGCGGACGCCATTTTGGCGGCGCGAGAGGAACTCAAGGCGGCGAACCGCCTCGATCTGGCCGCCGCGAAGGAATCCGGCCTGGCCCCGGCGATGGTGGACAGGCTCACCCTCTCTGACAAGACGATCGACCAGATGGCGAAGGGACTTTGCGAGGTCGCCGCCCAGCCCGACCCGGTTGGCGAGGTGACCAGGATGTGGAAGCGCCCCAACGGCCTCCTTATCGGCAAGAAGCGGATTCCCCTCGGCGTTATCGGGATAATCTACGAGGCGAGGCCCAACGTCACCGCCGACGCCGCCGCCCTCTGCCTGAAATCCGGCAACGCGGTTATCCTGCGCGGAGGCAAGGAGGCGATCAACTCCAACCGCGCCATCTCCGAAGTCCTCTGCCGCGCCGCCGCCGAAGCCGGAATACCCGAGGGGGCGATTCAGGTCGTCCGGACGGTGGAGCGCGAGGCGATGGTCGAGCTTTTAAAGCTCGAAGACTACATAGACCTCATCATCCCGAGGGGCGGAGAAGGGCTCATCCGCTTCGTCTCGGAAAACTCCAGAATCCCGGTGATAAAACACTACAAGGGGGTCTGCCACATCTTCGTGGATTTCTCCGCCGACCTCGACATGGCGGAAAAAATAGTGATAAACGCCAAGACCCAGCGCCCCGGCGTCTGCAACGCCGTGGAGACCCTCCTCGTCCACTCCGGCCTCAGCCGCACCTTCCTTCCCCACATCATAGGAAAGCTCAGGGAGAAGAGAGTCGAGATACGGGGGTGCAGGCGCACCCTGGCGATAGTTCCCGACGCCGTTCCCGCGACCGAGAAGGACTGGGACACCGAGTACGTGGATCTTATCCTCTCCGTCCGGGTCGTAGACTCTCTGGACGAGGCGATAGAGCACATCGACCGCTGGTCGAGCCTTCACACCGAGTCGATAATCACCTCCGATTACGCCAATTCCCAGCGGTTTCTGGAGGAGGTGGGCTCCTCCACGGTGATGGTCAACGCCTCGACGCGCTTTTCGGACGGCTACGAGTTCGGCCTCGGCGCTGAGGTGGGCATCTCGACGACAAAGATTCACAGTTACGGGCCGATGGGGGCCGAAGACCTCACCACGACCAAGTTCATCGTCTACGGCCAGGGGCAGGTAAGGGAGTAGCATCCCTTGAAGGTCGGCCTCTTCGGCGGGACGTTCAATCCCATCCACCTCGCCCACCTTCGGGCGGCCGAGGAGGTGCGCGAGGCGCTTTGCCTCGACTCCGTAATTTTCGTGCCCGCCAAGACCCCGCCGCACAAGGTTCCCGATACCGTCTCCGACGCAAAAAGGCGGCTCGGTCTGGTGCGGGCGGCGATAGCCGACAACCCTCGCTTCGAGGTCTCGGAGATCGAGCTTCGGCGCGAGGGGCCGAGCTACTCGGTGGACACCCTCAGGGCGATTCTCGGCGGGAATCTTGCCCCGGCGCGCCTCTGGTTCATCGTCGGGGCCGACGCCTTCGTGGAGATGGATACCTGGAAGAGCGCGAGGGAAATTTTCAGCCTTACCGACATTGCGGTAATGGGAAGGCCCCCGTGGAACGCCTGCCCGCCGCCGCCTCCCGCCTTCGCGGGCGATTTTGAACCCCTCCCCACCGGCTACCGCCATCTTTCGGGCAGGGAGATACGCTTTATTCCCGTTACACCCCTTGATATATCGTCTACATTAATCCGGCAGGCGCTGGCGGAAGGACGTTCGGTCCGCTATCTGGTCCCCGAGGGCGTCCGCGCCCTCATCGAGGGACGCCAGGGCTCCGGCACCGGAGAGGATAATGGCTGACAAGACCATTCTGGAAAACGTATTTGAGAGCGTAAGGGCCGCCATCGAAAAGAGGGGCTCGGAACCCGTGGTGCTGGACGTGTCGAATCTGACCAGCTACGCGGATTACTTCATCTTCATAAGCGGCTCTTCCGACCGCAGGGTAAAGTCGATCGCCGAGGCGATCCGCTCCGAAATGAAAGAAAAGGGAGTGAAACTCGTCGGCTCGGAGGGGCTTCGCGAGGGCAAGTGGGCGCTTCTGGATTTCGGCTCGTTCATCGTCCACGTCTTTTACGAGGAGTCTAGGAAGGTCTTCGACCTCGAAGGGCTCTGGTCGGACGCGCAGAGGGTTACAATACCCGCCGGGTATCTAAAGCCCAGACCGCTTGCAGGGAAGGAAGAGGAATGAAGTGCAGGGTAGCCGTAATCGGGGCGGGGGCGTGGGGAACCGCGCTCGCGCAGGTTCTGACCGTCTCGGGAAACGAGGTCCGCCTCTGGTCCTATGAGGCCGAGGTTGCCGATTCCCTGAATACTTTTCACGAGAACCGGCAGTACCTCCCCTCGGTGCCGATTCACCCCGGCGTGGTCGCTTCCACCGACCTCGAATGGGCGCTCAAGGGGGCCGGGATAGTGGTGAGCGTCAGCCCCTCTCAGGCGGTGCGCTCCGTAATGGAAAAGGCGAAGCCTTTCATGCCGGATGGCGCTCCCATTGTAAGCGCCTCCAAGGGCATAGAGGTGGGGACGCTGATGCTGATGAACGAGGTGCTGGAAGACGTTCTCGGCCAGGAATATTCGCCGCGCATCGCCGCCCTTTCGGGACCCTCCTTCGCGAGGGAATCCGCCCTCGGCATGCCGACCGCGCTCAGCCTCGCCTGCAAGGACCCGGAGCTCTCCGACAAACTCCAGAGGGCGCTCTCGGGGCCCTTCTTCCGCGTTTACACCCTCACCGACGTGGTCGGCGTCGAACTCGGCGGCTCGCTCAAGAACGTCATCGCCCTCGCCTCCGGCATAGTCGACGGCCTCGGCTTCGGCTACAACAGCAGGGCCGCCCTCATCACGAGGGGCGTGGCGGAGATGGGGAGGCTCGGCGCGAAGATGGGCGCGGACCCCCTTACCTTCCTAGGCCTTTCGGGGCTCGGCGACCTCGTTCTCACCTGCACCGGCGACCTTTCCCGCAACCGGATGGTGGGGATGCGCCTCGGGCAGGGGGAATGCCTTCCCGAGATACTCGGCTCGATGCGTTCGGTAGCGGAGGGCATTAAGACCTGCGATTCCGCCAAAGCCCTCGCCGAAAAGCTCGAAGTGGAGATGCCGATAGTGCGCAAGGTCTGGGAGGTTCTCCACGAAGAGAAATGCCCGAGGGCCGCCGTCGAGGAACTGATGGGAAGGCCGATGCGCCGGGAGTTCTGGGACCTTGAGAAGGCCGGGGAAGATGTCTGAAGGACTTTTCATAACCTTCGAGGGCGGGGAGGGCGGCGGCAAGACCTCCCAGTCCCTGCTTCTGGCCGAAAGGCTGCGGTCGCTGGGCCAAAAG is a window from the bacterium genome containing:
- the proB gene encoding glutamate 5-kinase; translation: MSAALPQTLKRIVVKLGSQVLTDENHNLRREVFEQLADDVKWLKEQGKQVVIVTSGAVAAGRGRLGFSERTATIPEKQALAAVGQLDLMWTYREVFGERGMVVGQVLLTGEDLRNRSRHENASNTLTELFSRGVVPVINENDTVVVKEIKFGDNDNLSSLVANLVEADCLVILSDVEGLYDKDPKEFPDAKLVPCVEAIDGEILGLAGKSKSKVGTGGMSTKLSAAMRAQHAGAYAVIASGKIRGVLRKIFSGENIGTLFIPGQSCLNRKKHWIAYTVETKGAIVIDTGAASAITVKKKSLLPKGIVAVSGEFSRNDGVSIANENGEVVAKGLTRYSSSEIRKIAGLSTTESVERLGDKYYSDEVVHRDDLVVLG
- a CDS encoding glutamate-5-semialdehyde dehydrogenase; translation: MALKDDMLEMAKVAREAGRKLARMGSLQKEKALIAMADAILAAREELKAANRLDLAAAKESGLAPAMVDRLTLSDKTIDQMAKGLCEVAAQPDPVGEVTRMWKRPNGLLIGKKRIPLGVIGIIYEARPNVTADAAALCLKSGNAVILRGGKEAINSNRAISEVLCRAAAEAGIPEGAIQVVRTVEREAMVELLKLEDYIDLIIPRGGEGLIRFVSENSRIPVIKHYKGVCHIFVDFSADLDMAEKIVINAKTQRPGVCNAVETLLVHSGLSRTFLPHIIGKLREKRVEIRGCRRTLAIVPDAVPATEKDWDTEYVDLILSVRVVDSLDEAIEHIDRWSSLHTESIITSDYANSQRFLEEVGSSTVMVNASTRFSDGYEFGLGAEVGISTTKIHSYGPMGAEDLTTTKFIVYGQGQVRE
- the nadD gene encoding nicotinate (nicotinamide) nucleotide adenylyltransferase encodes the protein MKVGLFGGTFNPIHLAHLRAAEEVREALCLDSVIFVPAKTPPHKVPDTVSDAKRRLGLVRAAIADNPRFEVSEIELRREGPSYSVDTLRAILGGNLAPARLWFIVGADAFVEMDTWKSAREIFSLTDIAVMGRPPWNACPPPPPAFAGDFEPLPTGYRHLSGREIRFIPVTPLDISSTLIRQALAEGRSVRYLVPEGVRALIEGRQGSGTGEDNG
- the rsfS gene encoding ribosome silencing factor, producing MADKTILENVFESVRAAIEKRGSEPVVLDVSNLTSYADYFIFISGSSDRRVKSIAEAIRSEMKEKGVKLVGSEGLREGKWALLDFGSFIVHVFYEESRKVFDLEGLWSDAQRVTIPAGYLKPRPLAGKEEE
- a CDS encoding NAD(P)-dependent glycerol-3-phosphate dehydrogenase; translated protein: MKCRVAVIGAGAWGTALAQVLTVSGNEVRLWSYEAEVADSLNTFHENRQYLPSVPIHPGVVASTDLEWALKGAGIVVSVSPSQAVRSVMEKAKPFMPDGAPIVSASKGIEVGTLMLMNEVLEDVLGQEYSPRIAALSGPSFARESALGMPTALSLACKDPELSDKLQRALSGPFFRVYTLTDVVGVELGGSLKNVIALASGIVDGLGFGYNSRAALITRGVAEMGRLGAKMGADPLTFLGLSGLGDLVLTCTGDLSRNRMVGMRLGQGECLPEILGSMRSVAEGIKTCDSAKALAEKLEVEMPIVRKVWEVLHEEKCPRAAVEELMGRPMRREFWDLEKAGEDV